A single region of the Rhodococcus sp. W8901 genome encodes:
- a CDS encoding alpha/beta hydrolase, with translation MGSSTLGCARVLAAAVAVSASLLAVPATASAGGDASGTRAAAASDVSAPYLVSTTKNSDRKVTISVYSAAMDRKIPLEVILPADTSQPRPTLYLLNGAGGGEDSATWQRKTDVMNFFRDKNVNVVTPLEGAFSYYTDWVKDDPTLGRQKWQTFMTQELPPVIDEAFDTNRVQSIAAISMTATSVLNYAIAKPGFYKSVGSYSGCAETSTWAGKNAIQIVSGVRGGVDVTNMWGPLDGPGWVDNDPVVNAEKLRGTELYITTGSGLPGPHETLNGPGINGQVGTLANQVIVGGVLEAATNYCTHNLANRLAQLNIPATFDFKPGGTHSWGYWQDDLHNNWPTIARSMGI, from the coding sequence ATGGGGAGTTCGACACTCGGGTGCGCCCGCGTCCTGGCCGCCGCGGTGGCCGTGTCCGCTTCACTGCTCGCGGTGCCGGCGACGGCGTCCGCCGGTGGTGACGCTTCCGGTACGAGAGCCGCCGCCGCGTCGGACGTTTCGGCTCCCTACCTGGTGAGCACCACGAAGAACTCCGACCGCAAGGTCACCATCTCGGTGTACTCGGCTGCGATGGACCGCAAGATCCCGCTCGAGGTCATCCTTCCCGCGGACACCAGCCAGCCGCGCCCGACGCTCTACCTCCTCAACGGCGCAGGCGGCGGCGAGGACTCGGCCACCTGGCAGCGCAAGACCGATGTCATGAACTTCTTCCGGGACAAGAACGTCAACGTCGTCACCCCGCTCGAGGGTGCGTTCAGCTACTACACCGACTGGGTGAAGGACGACCCGACGCTCGGTCGCCAGAAGTGGCAGACCTTCATGACGCAGGAACTCCCGCCGGTCATCGACGAGGCCTTCGACACCAACCGGGTGCAGTCCATCGCCGCAATCTCCATGACGGCGACCTCGGTACTCAACTACGCGATCGCCAAGCCCGGCTTCTACAAGAGCGTCGGCTCCTACAGCGGCTGCGCCGAGACCAGCACCTGGGCAGGCAAGAACGCCATCCAGATCGTGTCCGGCGTGCGCGGCGGTGTCGACGTCACCAACATGTGGGGTCCCCTCGACGGGCCCGGCTGGGTGGACAACGATCCTGTCGTCAACGCCGAGAAGCTGCGGGGCACCGAGCTCTACATCACCACCGGTTCCGGGCTGCCCGGCCCGCACGAGACGTTGAACGGGCCCGGTATCAACGGGCAGGTGGGGACGCTCGCGAACCAGGTCATCGTCGGCGGGGTGCTCGAGGCGGCCACCAACTACTGCACTCACAATCTGGCGAACCGTCTCGCCCAGTTGAACATCCCGGCGACGTTCGACTTCAAGCCGGGCGGCACCCATTCGTGGGGCTACTGGCAGGACGACCTGCACAACAACTGGCCGACGATCGCTCGGTCGATGGGAATCTAG
- a CDS encoding AAA family ATPase, producing MNGRVIILTGPPGAGKSTLAAKVARSYSKGVHLHTDDFWHYIVTGAIPPYDPASDAQNQTVMDVIAGAAYTYALGGFTTVIDGIVGPWMLGNFRTHAAQHPDLAVHYVVLRPQRDITLKRAQARTAPSALIDEGPILTMWDQFSDLGELDGHVLDTSEEAEERSVRRVTEAVGDGRFRLFTS from the coding sequence GTGAACGGACGAGTGATCATCCTGACCGGCCCACCCGGAGCCGGCAAGTCGACACTCGCCGCGAAGGTTGCCCGCAGTTACAGCAAGGGCGTTCATCTGCACACGGACGATTTCTGGCACTACATCGTTACGGGTGCCATACCTCCGTACGACCCCGCGTCGGATGCACAGAACCAGACGGTGATGGATGTGATCGCAGGTGCCGCCTACACCTATGCGCTCGGCGGCTTCACCACGGTGATCGACGGAATCGTGGGGCCCTGGATGCTCGGGAACTTCCGAACCCACGCAGCGCAGCACCCGGACCTGGCGGTCCACTACGTCGTGCTCCGACCGCAGCGCGACATCACGCTGAAGCGAGCCCAAGCCCGGACCGCTCCGAGCGCCTTGATCGACGAGGGACCGATCCTCACGATGTGGGATCAGTTCTCCGACCTCGGCGAGCTCGATGGCCACGTCCTCGACACGTCGGAAGAAGCGGAAGAGCGCAGTGTCCGGCGGGTGACAGAGGCAGTCGGTGATGGTCGTTTCCGACTGTTTACGAGTTAG